In Candidatus Rokuibacteriota bacterium, one genomic interval encodes:
- a CDS encoding type II toxin-antitoxin system VapC family toxin encodes MRYLFDTDHAVALLRNHPTVRSRVEGLSDDAELYTSVITAAELFYGAYGAKDSVHRVEEVRRFLADVEVLGLDLEGSEIYGRLKARLRAQGQLIADNDLYIASIALRHELVLLTGNTRHYERLPGLRLESWLTSGAR; translated from the coding sequence GTGAGGTACCTCTTCGATACCGATCACGCCGTCGCGCTGCTCCGCAATCATCCCACCGTCCGATCCCGTGTCGAGGGTCTCTCGGACGACGCCGAGCTTTACACCAGCGTGATCACCGCGGCGGAACTGTTCTACGGGGCCTATGGGGCGAAAGACTCGGTCCATCGGGTGGAGGAGGTCAGGCGTTTCCTGGCCGATGTCGAGGTGCTTGGGCTTGACCTCGAAGGGAGCGAAATCTACGGAAGGCTGAAGGCTCGGTTGAGAGCCCAGGGCCAGCTGATCGCAGACAACGATCTCTACATCGCGAGCATCGCGTTGAGACACGAGCTGGTCCTGCTGACCGGGAATACGCGACACTACGAGCGCCTTCCTGGTCTCCGGCTGGAGAGCTGGTTGACCTCTGGCGCTCGATAA
- a CDS encoding helix-turn-helix domain-containing protein: protein MDRPVTTECLMTTRAVARFLCVVPKTVHRWRRRRGLPAFRVSRSAIRYDRHEIHCWLDRRRAQRPHENLICPGRRAKGGRRR, encoded by the coding sequence ATGGACAGACCCGTGACGACCGAGTGCCTCATGACCACGCGGGCCGTGGCCCGCTTCCTCTGCGTGGTGCCCAAGACGGTGCACCGCTGGCGGAGGCGGCGGGGGCTGCCGGCCTTCCGGGTCTCGCGGAGCGCGATCCGGTACGACCGGCATGAGATCCACTGCTGGCTCGACCGGCGCCGGGCGCAGCGCCCTCACGAGAATCTGATCTGCCCTGGCCGGCGGGCGAAAGGAGGGCGGAGGCGGTGA